The following proteins are co-located in the Triticum aestivum cultivar Chinese Spring chromosome 1A, IWGSC CS RefSeq v2.1, whole genome shotgun sequence genome:
- the LOC123048197 gene encoding ice nucleation protein produces the protein MDAPAMLTRKHVPENIAAEGEGGQQQMHRDEKQHKPVLKKVKDKVKKIKNTIAGHGHGNGNGHDHDHDQDTGGSNSTDEDEEDAAMREAKVEKGGYQQDVEDKPIFADSSPELHGAPMYDSERIPAAAKEVKHNDAPGVRFGDIGGPAAAHEVNREDAAGVRVGDFGGPAAAHEVKRDDAAGERLGDFGGRASAKEVQRDDTQGVRLGDLGGPVVEDPAAPNSRTPMPRGGEDIGTTDVVRDFEAMTVSDDPKQVHVSKEYEAMPVSDGNGEEWNDAPTDADYTGSYTDRLKNTAAGTTEYGKKLASTVYEKVAGVGTVVASKAQQVTPGFGAGGDAQDDSSATAAPDSVTAGAGKRDLDLPKEGTTASYTGTEELKNAATDAAGAEGLKNAATDAAGAEGAPGTTYTDKIKSAAAGTTEYGKKLASTVYEKVAGVGTAVASKAQQVTQSAGTATPVVGAQDGATTTATATPGVGAQDGATTRATVTPGAGGPGNGQDKGVTGVTAYIAEKLRPGDEERSLSEAITGAVQQRKEGVGSTVAKAREVPAQAVTRARGAVTSLTGGNRVSETMQPTTEGNIGEGVAAEGPVLHGEAPRTNTNVM, from the exons ATGGACGCGCCGGCCATGCTCACGCGCAAGCACGTCCCCGAGAACATCGCCG CTGAGGGGGAGGGCGGGCAGCAACAGATGCACCGGGACGAGAAGCAGCACAAGCCGGTGCTCAAGAAGGTCAAGGACAAGGTGAAGAAGATCAAGAACACCATCGCCGGCCACGGCCACGGCAACGGCAACGGCCACGATCACGATCACGACCAGGACACCGGTGGCAGCAACAGCaccgacgaggacgaggaggatgcGGCCATGAGGGAAGCCAAAGTGGAGAAGGGCGGGtaccagcaagacgtcgaggacaAGCCCATCTTCGCAGACTCCAGCCCCGAGCTGCACGGCGCACCCA TGTACGACTCGGAGAGGATCCCGGCGGCGGCGAAGGAGGTGAAGCACAACGACGCTCCGGGGGTGCGGTTCGGTGACATTGGCGGCCCGGCAGCGGCGCATGAGGTGAACCGCGAGGACGCCGCGGGGGTGCGGGTCGGCGACTTCGGCGGCCCGGCAGCGGCGCATGAGGTGAAGCGCGACGACGCCGCGGGGGAGCGGCTCGGCGACTTCGGCGGCCGGGCGTCGGCGAAGGAGGTGCAGCGCGACGACACCCAGGGGGTGCGGCTCGGCGATCTCGGCGGCCCAGTCGTCGAGGACCCGGCCGCGCCGAACTCGAGGACGCCCATGCCGCGAGGTGGCGAGGACATCGGCACCACGGACGTCGTCCGTGACTTCGAGGCGATGACTGTGTCAGACGACCCCAAGCAAGTCCACGTGAGCAAAGAGTATGAGGCAATGCCGGTGTCGGACGGCAACGGGGAGGAATGGAACGATGCACCCACTGACGCCGACTACACCGGGAGCTACACGGACAGGCTCAAGAACACGGCAGCTGGCACCACCGAGTATGGCAAGAAGCTGGCGAGCACGGTGTATGAGAAGGTCGCCGGCGTCGGCACGGTCGTGGCGAGCAAGGCGCAGCAGGTCACCCCCGGCTTCGGTGCTGGCGGGGACGCGCAGGACGACTCCAGCGCTACTGCCGCCCCTGACTCAGTGACCGCAGGTGCCGGGAAGAGGGACCTCGACTTGCCGAAAGAGGGAACGACGGCGTCCTACACCGGCACCGAGGAGCTGAAGAACGCGGCCACGGACGCGGCGGGCGCGGAGGGGCTGAAGAACGCGGCCACAGACGCGGCGGGCGCGGAGGGCGCGCCTGGCACGACGTACACCGACAAGATCAAGTCCGCTGCGGCGGGCACCACGGAGTACGGCAAGAAGCTGGCGAGCACGGTGTACGAGAAGGTCGCCGGCGTGGGCACGGCCGTGGCGAGCAAGGCGCAGCAGGTGACACAATCGGCCGGCACCGCCACTCCTGTAGTCGGCGCGCAGGACGGCGCCACCACCACTGCGACGGCCACCCCAGGCGTCGGTGCGCAGGACGGCGCCACCACCAGGGCGACGGTCACCCCTGGCGCGGGTGGGCCGGGGAACGGGCAGGACAAGGGGGTGACCGGCGTGACAGCCTACATCGCCGAGAAGCTGCGCCCGGGCGACGAGGAGCGCTCGCTGAGCGAGGCCATCACCGGCGCCGTGCAGCAGCGCAAGGAGGGGGTCGGGAGCACGGTGGCCAAGGCGCGCGAGGTGCCGGC